The proteins below are encoded in one region of Lactuca sativa cultivar Salinas chromosome 3, Lsat_Salinas_v11, whole genome shotgun sequence:
- the LOC111898496 gene encoding uncharacterized protein LOC111898496, which translates to MAVRDATSTADDFEEESISKWESLRLKTLAEQSYSSSDLKLAIKHAKRAHRLCPTLDGVSEMLTAFKILSAAENTTETTGTPDWYKIFEVEPFSDINLIKKQYKKLALILHPDKNKFVASEEAFKLVNEAFSVLSDKIRRKEYDMKLRIAIQTEAEAEAGVDPGGDAVTLDTFWTACSTCRLLHQFERKYLGHNLMCPSCKKSFKAVEVDDGKKGYTKVVVDEKENIDTSESDKVSTRSESKRKMSSVGEIMKRSEQSKRIERSKTEDGGKHSRVVNNTLKEKGKRKNDSDEEEMMTLAQMQKLVKTNVNDGKSKEKLKVNKVQRSGSKRENSRNETKGEEKNQDLEIMTVEDSDFYDFDKGRVEKSFKKGQIWGLYDDDDGMPRHYGLINEVVSTHPFEVDMSWLDPQSNGDEGLVNLERTGFHVSCGRFKVSKKTLVRSLNVFSHIVECERAAREVYRIYPKKGSVWALYNSETKDKRCYDIVVFLTSYSEVHGLSMGYLEKVNGFKTIFRRREIGFHAIRWLEKHDAGLFSHQIPARKLSGEEVKDLSGDCWELDPASLPTDLLIIG; encoded by the coding sequence ATGGCCGTCAGGGATGCAACATCCACCGCCGACGATTTCGAAGAAGAAAGCATCAGCAAATGGGAATCCCTCCGCCTCAAAACCCTAGCCGAGCAAAGTTACAGTTCCTCCGACCTCAAATTAGCTATCAAGCACGCCAAGCGCGCTCACCGTCTATGCCCCACCCTCGACGGCGTCTCGGAAATGCTAACCGCCTTCAAAATACTCAGCGCTGCCGAAAATACCACAGAAACTACTGGAACGCCTGATTGGTACAAGATTTTCGAAGTAGAACCTTTTTCTGACATCAATTTAATTAAGAAACAGTATAAAAAACTAGCCCTAATTTTGCATCCTGACAAGAACAAGTTTGTCGCCTCCGAAGAGGCCTTTAAGTTGGTAAACGAAGCGTTTAGTGTTCTGTCTGACAAGATTAGGAGGAAAGAGTATGATATGAAGCTTAGAATCGCAATACAGACCGAGGCAGAGGCGGAGGCGGGAGTGGATCCGGGAGGTGATGCTGTGACACTAGACACTTTTTGGACAGCGTGTTCAACTTGTAGGCTGTTGCATCAGTTTGAAAGGAAGTATTTGGGGCATAATCTGATGTGCCCTAGCTGTAAGAAGAGTTTCAAAGCCGTGGAGGTGGATGATGGTAAGAAAGGGTATACAAAAGTGGTGGTCGATGAAAAGGAAAACATTGATACTAGTGAAAGTGATAAGGTCTCAACTCGAAGCGAATCCAAGAGGAAAATGAGTAGTGTTGGAGAGATCATGAAGAGGTCCGAGCAATCAAAAAGGATTGAAAGGTCAAAAACGGAAGATGGGGGTAAGCATTCAAGAGTTGTGAATAATACATTGAAGGAGAAGGGGAAGAGAAAGAATGACAGTGATGAAGAAGAAATGATGACATTAGCTCAAATGCAGAAATTAGTGAAAACAAATGTGAACGATGGTAAATCGAAAGAGAAGTTGAAAGTAAATAAGGTACAAAGAAGTGGATCAAAGAGGGAAAATTCAAGAAACGAGACAAAGGGAGAAGAGAAGAACCAGGATCTTGAGATAATGACAGTGGAAGACTCAGActtttatgattttgataaaggaAGAGTAGAAAAGAGTTTCAAGAAAGGACAAATATGGGGtttatatgatgatgatgatggaatGCCAAGGCATTATGGTTTAATAAATGAAGTGGTGTCAACACATCCATTTGAGGTGGACATGTCTTGGTTGGACCCCCAAAGCAATGGTGATGAAGGGTTAGTTAATTTGGAAAGGACTGGATTTCATGTATCTTGCGGAAGGTTTAAGGTTTCCAAGAAAACTTTAGTAAGATCACTTAATGTGTTTTCACATATCGTGGAGTGTGAAAGAGCAGCAAGAGAGGTTTAcaggatttatcctaagaagggtTCAGTGTGGGCACTTTATAATAGCGAGACAAAAGACAAAAGATGTTATGATATAGTTGTGTTTTTGACAAGTTATAGTGAGGTACATGGATTGAGCATGGGGTACCTTGAAAAGGTGAATGGGTTTAAAACAATTTTCAGGAGAAGAGAGATTGGGTTTCATGCTATCAGATGGCTTGAAAAACATGATGCTGGGTTGTTTTCACATCAGATTCCAGCAAGGAAGCTTTCTGGGGAAGAGGTGAAAGATCTTTCAGGAGATTGTTGGGAATTAGATCCTGCCTCACTTCCTACTGATCTACTCATTATTGGTTGA